A single Primulina eburnea isolate SZY01 chromosome 11, ASM2296580v1, whole genome shotgun sequence DNA region contains:
- the LOC140804908 gene encoding multiprotein-bridging factor 1b-like has translation MAGISQDWEPVVIRKKAPTAAARKDEKAVNAARRSGAEIETIKKASAGTNKAASSGTSLNTRKLDEETENLAHDRVPTELKKAIMQARIDKKLTQSQLAQLINEKPQVIQEYESGKAIPNQQIISKLERALGAKLRGKK, from the exons ATGGCTGGAATTTCTCAAGATTGGGAGCCAGTAGTGATCCGGAAGAAGGCGCCTACTGCCGCCGCGCGTAAAGATGAGAAAGCCGTCAACGCCGCCCGACGCTCGGGAGCTGAAATAGAAACCATAAAAAAGG CAAGTGCGGGAACAAACAAGGCTGCTTCAAGCGGCACCTCTTTGAACACTAGGAAACTTGATGAGGAAACAGAAAATTTGGCTC ATGACAGGGTTCCCACCGAATTGAAAAAGGCTATCATGCAAGCACGAATAGATAAGAAACTGACACAGTCTCAACTTGCTCAG TTAATAAATGAGAAACCCCAAGTCATTCAGGAATATGAATCTGGGAAGGCAATCCCAAATCAGCAGATAATTTCTAAACTTGAGCGGGCTCTTGGTGCGAAACTAAGAGGAAAGAAATAA